Proteins encoded by one window of Candidatus Sumerlaea chitinivorans:
- a CDS encoding NADH-ubiquinone oxidoreductase chain N yields the protein MNEYLRYLPEAILGVGGTIVLLVGAVRDEKNVRDFLRWLSLIVLALCGGALAFLSAHAELGLDATGWTRWSPITFAFSITFLVISGWTLFAAAVPEKGAGEWYSLLMFAALGMIVLTRSNNLPAIFLGIEILALSLYILIAFRYEVAGSIRGAAMYLILAGFASAFIAFGLALVYASFGTLKIDEIEKSLWAATTFPPLAYIGFGLFLSGVAFKLALVPFHMWAPDVYESAPSPVSGIIASASKGAVLAALISLSFLVRPYEEIFYLLALTSMIGGNLLGLMERRVKRILAYSSIGHVGYVVMAYLGVSRPPVTGSSWLPIVDAPAAIFFYVVTYSIAVLGAFGVLHLLDHTNEITLRDLRGLAKKKPAMAWAMLVFIVSLAGIPPSLGFFGKFYLFAVTVNAGYLKLALLGLLGSAIGIYYYLRIVVHLFMMPTEGVTASVKSSTLQEVVFVATALLVVALGLYPSLVFSLLR from the coding sequence GTGAACGAGTATTTACGGTATCTTCCTGAAGCAATTTTAGGCGTTGGCGGCACCATTGTCCTTTTGGTGGGTGCGGTACGCGACGAAAAGAATGTGCGAGATTTTCTTCGCTGGCTGTCGCTTATCGTCTTGGCACTGTGCGGGGGGGCACTTGCCTTCTTATCGGCCCATGCTGAACTTGGCTTGGACGCCACAGGCTGGACCCGCTGGAGTCCGATCACCTTTGCGTTTTCCATCACGTTTTTAGTTATCTCAGGATGGACATTGTTCGCGGCTGCTGTGCCGGAAAAAGGTGCAGGCGAATGGTATAGCCTTTTGATGTTCGCCGCACTCGGAATGATAGTCTTGACGCGGAGCAACAATCTGCCAGCAATTTTCCTTGGCATCGAGATACTCGCACTCAGCCTTTACATCCTCATCGCGTTTCGATACGAAGTGGCCGGCTCCATTCGAGGGGCTGCAATGTACTTGATCCTTGCTGGGTTTGCGAGCGCATTCATCGCGTTTGGTCTCGCGCTCGTTTATGCGTCCTTTGGTACGCTAAAAATAGACGAGATTGAAAAGAGCTTATGGGCCGCGACCACGTTTCCACCTCTTGCTTACATTGGGTTTGGACTATTCCTGTCGGGTGTAGCGTTCAAGCTTGCGCTGGTGCCTTTCCATATGTGGGCCCCGGACGTTTATGAATCTGCGCCCAGCCCTGTGAGCGGTATTATTGCTTCTGCATCAAAAGGCGCTGTCTTGGCTGCTCTGATTTCGCTCTCGTTCCTTGTTCGTCCGTACGAGGAGATTTTCTATCTTCTCGCCCTGACCAGTATGATTGGTGGAAACCTTTTGGGCTTGATGGAGCGACGGGTGAAGCGCATCCTCGCCTACTCCTCCATTGGTCATGTTGGTTACGTGGTGATGGCTTATTTGGGTGTTTCGCGCCCACCAGTGACTGGCTCTTCTTGGCTACCTATCGTTGATGCACCTGCAGCGATTTTCTTTTACGTCGTGACGTACTCAATCGCCGTCTTGGGTGCCTTTGGTGTGCTTCACTTGTTGGATCACACAAACGAAATAACGCTACGTGACCTGCGTGGTCTCGCGAAAAAGAAGCCAGCCATGGCTTGGGCAATGCTCGTTTTTATTGTGAGCCTTGCTGGCATTCCGCCGTCCTTAGGGTTCTTTGGAAAGTTTTACCTTTTTGCGGTGACGGTGAACGCAGGATACCTCAAACTTGCTCTGCTCGGCCTTCTCGGAAGCGCAATTGGAATTTACTATTACCTACGCATCGTGGTCCATCTTTTCATGATGCCAACAGAGGGCGTGACTGCCTCGGTCAAGAGTTCCACATTGCAAGAGGTCGTTTTCGTGGCGACCGCACTCCTTGTCGTGGCGTTGGGGCTCTATCCATCGCTGGTTTTCTCGCTTTTGCGGTAG
- a CDS encoding NADH-ubiquinone oxidoreductase chain L, translated as MFHSSGQPVLALIPTFALIGALLIFIFAKRLSPKAAGKIACIASGLSFLWVIISGASLLNNKTPDSTYHEVLWHWVNAGFVQGNVGFYLDRLSLVFALIVSGVGWLIHLYSYAYMDGDEGEKRFFAYLNLFVFSMLVLVLADNAFFMFLGWEGVGACSFLLIGHWYQKSENVVAAQKAFLVTRFGDIFLILGILVCARLAGVAFPSLGGFENVLKMESVPEFWGMSGRAVLLLGGLLLLAGATGKSAQLPLQVWLPDAMAGPTPVSALIHAATMVTAGVYLIARFHSLFVLVPELMTAVALVGLLTAFYGATCAIVQADIKRVLAYSTISQIGYMVLGLGVGAFSLGVFHFFTHAFYKALLFLAAGTVIHSLHGEQNIFNMGGLRRELPGVFWAFLAGAASLAGIPLITAGFFSKDAILWSSLTTQFGSAPIYALGLFTALLTAIYSFRLILLVFYGTPRHSHHVHKPTPLLVWPLYVLAIFAVLTGYLNVPVALGGNAWWEHFLEPVFGEREARPLVHEHSKELIATAIGGVVALIGAGFAWLLYGPQATRIILAPAIPAGEIQNDTPAPYHSRIANFLFRGWGMDALYMGVFVRGFKVTARLANFVDNYLVDGCIYELLALIVRALHSLVIFFQNSRVSRYALVMLFGAAAIATILITRLH; from the coding sequence ATGTTTCATTCAAGCGGACAACCAGTGCTTGCGCTAATTCCGACCTTCGCACTGATCGGTGCACTGCTTATTTTCATTTTCGCCAAGCGACTCTCTCCGAAGGCGGCTGGGAAGATAGCGTGTATTGCCTCAGGATTGAGCTTCCTCTGGGTGATCATTTCGGGCGCCTCCCTTCTAAATAATAAGACCCCAGATTCCACCTATCATGAGGTTCTATGGCACTGGGTGAATGCGGGTTTTGTGCAAGGGAACGTCGGCTTCTATCTCGACCGCCTCTCGCTTGTTTTTGCACTCATCGTCAGTGGCGTCGGGTGGCTAATCCACCTCTATTCCTATGCGTATATGGACGGCGACGAAGGAGAAAAGCGTTTCTTTGCCTACCTAAACTTGTTTGTCTTTTCGATGCTCGTGTTGGTGCTGGCGGACAACGCTTTCTTTATGTTCTTGGGTTGGGAAGGCGTCGGTGCGTGCAGCTTCCTGCTCATTGGCCATTGGTACCAGAAATCAGAGAATGTGGTAGCCGCTCAGAAAGCCTTTCTTGTCACGCGTTTTGGCGACATCTTCCTGATCCTTGGCATTTTGGTTTGTGCTCGTCTTGCGGGGGTCGCGTTTCCGTCCTTGGGTGGGTTTGAAAATGTGCTCAAGATGGAGTCGGTGCCTGAGTTTTGGGGGATGTCGGGACGTGCAGTTCTGCTACTGGGTGGATTGCTGCTCCTTGCGGGGGCTACTGGCAAAAGCGCCCAGCTCCCCTTGCAAGTGTGGTTGCCAGACGCGATGGCTGGTCCCACGCCGGTAAGTGCTCTCATCCATGCCGCCACGATGGTCACCGCTGGGGTCTATCTTATCGCGCGCTTCCATTCACTTTTCGTGCTCGTTCCAGAATTGATGACCGCGGTGGCGTTGGTTGGTCTTCTCACCGCGTTTTACGGAGCCACTTGCGCGATCGTTCAGGCGGATATCAAGCGCGTCCTTGCCTACTCAACGATTAGTCAGATCGGATATATGGTTTTGGGACTGGGCGTTGGCGCCTTCTCTTTGGGAGTTTTTCATTTCTTCACGCACGCATTCTACAAGGCGCTTCTCTTTTTAGCTGCAGGAACCGTCATCCATAGCCTTCACGGGGAACAGAACATCTTCAACATGGGAGGACTACGCCGCGAGCTTCCGGGTGTCTTTTGGGCATTTCTTGCGGGCGCAGCATCACTTGCAGGAATTCCGCTAATTACTGCGGGGTTCTTCAGTAAGGATGCTATTTTGTGGAGCTCGCTGACCACCCAATTTGGAAGTGCGCCGATCTATGCGCTCGGGCTCTTTACTGCTCTGCTGACCGCCATCTATTCTTTCCGTCTGATCCTGCTCGTATTCTATGGCACGCCTCGCCACTCGCATCACGTGCACAAACCTACCCCCCTGCTAGTCTGGCCGCTTTACGTCCTGGCTATTTTTGCTGTGTTGACGGGATATCTGAATGTGCCGGTAGCGCTGGGCGGGAACGCATGGTGGGAACATTTCCTTGAGCCAGTCTTTGGCGAGCGTGAGGCACGTCCGCTCGTCCACGAGCATAGCAAAGAACTCATCGCCACTGCAATTGGTGGCGTGGTTGCCCTTATCGGTGCTGGATTTGCTTGGCTGCTTTACGGGCCACAGGCAACGCGGATTATTCTTGCTCCAGCGATTCCAGCTGGAGAAATCCAAAACGATACGCCAGCGCCGTACCATTCTCGAATTGCAAATTTTCTTTTCCGCGGCTGGGGGATGGATGCGCTCTACATGGGGGTATTCGTGCGCGGCTTCAAGGTGACCGCGCGTTTAGCCAATTTCGTCGACAACTACCTTGTTGATGGGTGCATTTACGAGCTTTTGGCGCTCATCGTCCGTGCACTTCATAGTCTTGTGATTTTCTTCCAGAACAGTCGAGTTAGCCGATATGCGTTGGTCATGCTCTTTGGAGCTGCCGCAATCGCCACCATTCTGATTACGAGGTTACACTGA
- a CDS encoding NADH-ubiquinone oxidoreductase chain G: MADKVRITIEGVEYEVPAGANLLQVCLDLGILIPHFCYHEALGPAGACRLCAVMIAPAADKPARLEMACMARTAEGMVVQVNAPYAKDFRRGVIEYLMLNHPHDCPVCDEGGECMLQDMTVLSEHIHRRTRFPKRTWENQYLGPLIHHEMNRCITCYRCVRYYRDYALGTDFGVFGSRDRVYFGRVRDGVLESEFSGNLVDVCPTGVFTNKRFREVYSRPWDLRTARSVCIHCAVGCNVLPGGRHDTLRRIKPAPNRNVNPHFICDLGRYGGEFVNSPGRILGARIESAAVDSEKALRTAIERLKTIGERYGKNAIAAIGSGRASLEANAALALLVEALGSNQITFHASDAEHAAVREAVATIASREFATPTLSEIEQADVVLIVGGDLTAEAPMIDLAVRQAIRANARVYVVSPRAGKLDAYATQVIRCKPSSLAGIIEKLSSLVSADGQTAEAAEIATIGTALRNAKRPLLICSAIHRDCKLVRATAQLARMVGKSGSSTPGLVFLLPSANSFAVGLMRKSQSPEKILNGIRSGQIKGLVALESDILSDDVLGTEWSEALKSCELVVALDSLETPLTQLAHIVIPVLPHYLATGTLLNYEGRAQRFEGLSLPSPVSQTASEVLLDALETLGCADAIAQAQYSDLMYVDAQLNQALESLTAGSDGVLVRVPSAAFAAEEAKPMLVQEFAPGIEIWNRVSFYGSEPLSMYAPPVLELAGEPTVEVHPTTASKLGWLEGQRVPLRPHAAEVRVIFNAEVAPDTISVTRFVQPVLSAMEAEVAEVTR, from the coding sequence ATGGCTGATAAGGTACGCATTACAATCGAAGGTGTTGAGTACGAGGTTCCGGCGGGAGCCAACCTGTTGCAGGTCTGTCTCGATCTCGGAATTCTCATTCCCCACTTTTGCTATCATGAGGCACTCGGACCGGCGGGCGCCTGCCGTCTCTGTGCTGTGATGATCGCCCCAGCGGCAGACAAGCCGGCTCGCTTAGAGATGGCGTGTATGGCCCGGACGGCCGAAGGAATGGTTGTGCAGGTCAACGCACCCTATGCCAAAGACTTCCGTCGTGGGGTGATCGAATACCTTATGCTGAACCATCCCCACGATTGTCCAGTGTGTGATGAGGGCGGCGAGTGCATGTTGCAGGACATGACGGTCCTCAGCGAGCATATCCACCGTCGTACGCGATTCCCCAAACGGACATGGGAGAACCAGTATTTAGGGCCGCTGATTCATCACGAAATGAACCGATGTATCACGTGTTATCGGTGTGTCCGGTACTATCGCGACTACGCTCTGGGTACAGACTTTGGCGTTTTTGGTTCGCGCGACCGCGTGTATTTTGGGCGCGTGCGTGATGGAGTCCTTGAAAGCGAGTTTTCAGGGAATCTGGTCGACGTCTGCCCGACAGGGGTTTTTACCAACAAGCGTTTTAGGGAAGTTTATTCACGCCCGTGGGATTTACGCACCGCACGTAGCGTGTGTATTCATTGCGCTGTCGGCTGCAATGTGCTGCCCGGAGGGCGACACGACACTTTGCGGCGTATCAAACCTGCGCCCAATCGAAACGTGAACCCCCACTTCATTTGCGATCTTGGCCGCTACGGTGGTGAGTTTGTCAACTCGCCCGGGCGGATTCTAGGAGCAAGAATCGAAAGTGCTGCTGTGGATTCGGAGAAAGCGCTCAGGACTGCCATTGAACGCCTCAAAACAATCGGCGAACGTTACGGCAAGAATGCGATTGCAGCAATTGGATCCGGCCGCGCCTCGCTTGAGGCCAACGCTGCCCTTGCGCTACTCGTTGAGGCACTGGGTTCTAACCAGATAACCTTTCACGCCTCGGACGCAGAACATGCGGCTGTGCGTGAAGCCGTGGCCACGATTGCCTCGCGGGAGTTTGCGACTCCTACTTTGTCCGAAATCGAGCAAGCAGACGTAGTGCTGATCGTCGGCGGCGACCTCACCGCAGAAGCACCAATGATTGATCTCGCCGTTCGCCAAGCGATCCGTGCGAATGCGCGAGTCTATGTGGTATCTCCACGAGCTGGGAAGCTGGATGCCTACGCAACCCAAGTGATTAGGTGCAAACCGTCATCGCTTGCTGGGATTATTGAAAAACTGTCGAGCTTGGTGAGCGCTGATGGGCAGACCGCAGAGGCGGCGGAAATTGCCACGATTGGAACTGCTCTACGAAATGCCAAGAGACCACTGCTCATCTGCAGTGCGATCCATCGCGACTGCAAGCTTGTCCGCGCTACTGCCCAACTTGCGAGAATGGTTGGGAAAAGCGGCAGTTCGACGCCGGGTCTAGTCTTCTTGCTCCCAAGCGCAAACAGTTTTGCCGTGGGACTGATGCGGAAATCGCAGAGTCCGGAGAAAATTCTTAACGGCATTCGCAGCGGTCAGATTAAGGGACTGGTTGCGCTCGAGTCTGATATCCTTTCGGACGATGTTCTCGGGACGGAGTGGAGTGAAGCACTCAAATCGTGTGAGCTCGTCGTGGCTTTAGACAGCCTCGAGACCCCTCTGACCCAGCTTGCGCATATTGTGATTCCTGTGCTGCCCCACTACTTGGCAACCGGAACACTTTTGAACTATGAGGGACGGGCACAGCGTTTTGAAGGACTCTCACTCCCCTCCCCTGTGTCGCAGACAGCTTCTGAGGTGCTTCTCGATGCACTCGAGACTTTGGGATGTGCGGATGCAATTGCTCAAGCGCAATACTCGGACCTCATGTACGTTGATGCGCAGTTGAACCAAGCACTCGAGTCTCTAACCGCCGGCTCGGACGGTGTCTTGGTGAGAGTGCCCTCTGCCGCTTTTGCTGCGGAGGAAGCAAAGCCAATGCTCGTACAGGAATTCGCACCCGGGATCGAGATTTGGAATCGCGTTTCGTTTTATGGTTCCGAGCCTCTCAGCATGTACGCGCCACCGGTGCTAGAGCTCGCTGGTGAGCCGACGGTTGAGGTTCACCCCACGACGGCCTCTAAGTTGGGGTGGCTGGAGGGACAACGGGTCCCATTGCGTCCCCACGCTGCAGAGGTGAGGGTGATCTTTAACGCCGAGGTGGCGCCTGACACGATCAGCGTCACACGCTTTGTCCAGCCGGTTCTCAGCGCAATGGAAGCGGAAGTTGCGGAGGTGACACGGTGA
- a CDS encoding NADH-ubiquinone oxidoreductase chain M, protein MLLSLLLFIPLLTAIICAMGAKVGAPIVRWTALVGTLLDLALAAVLLARVQEGPITLRHEWVPQFGLSFYLYADSLAALLVLLTALLGVVAVLISWAEISERVSSFHVWLMLLQLGILIVFLARDALLFYLGWELMLIPLFFIIGVWGHEDKLRAAYKFFLFTFTGSIFMLVALLYVYFRHAALTGTYTFGLDELLATKLSVAEQWWVFLGLAIGFAVKVPLFPLHTWLPDAHTQAPTAGSLILAGVLLKTGVYGLIRIAMPLAPQAVEVFTPVAIALSFIGIFYGAIVAFAQRDFKRLVAYSSISHLGFVVLGLFVANAAGYQGAVLQMINHGLATGGLFLLAGIIQHRAHTRNLDMFGGLWKLAPVMGAFLLFFAFASLGIPGTGNFIGELYVIGGTFQYSKWLGAVCATGVLFAAAYSLRLFVITMHGPANRPWRSFSDLHGQEVLSLAILTICLVLIGLFPSLVTSPLYAPPDNIVPRTGREPETIVWQAPRPTSNLAPKYAAQFKPKTSQSEAIE, encoded by the coding sequence ATGCTGCTGAGTTTGCTGCTGTTCATTCCCTTACTCACTGCGATCATATGCGCGATGGGAGCAAAAGTGGGGGCCCCGATCGTGCGCTGGACAGCGCTTGTGGGCACTTTACTCGACCTGGCTTTGGCTGCGGTTCTGCTTGCCCGTGTTCAAGAAGGTCCAATCACACTGCGCCACGAGTGGGTTCCTCAGTTCGGCCTTAGTTTTTATCTCTACGCAGATAGCCTTGCTGCTCTTCTTGTTCTTCTGACTGCTCTCCTTGGAGTGGTGGCAGTACTGATCTCTTGGGCTGAAATCTCGGAACGCGTGAGTTCCTTCCACGTTTGGCTCATGCTGCTTCAGCTCGGGATTCTAATCGTATTTCTCGCCCGAGATGCCCTGCTGTTTTATCTCGGCTGGGAGCTCATGCTGATCCCACTGTTTTTCATTATCGGAGTCTGGGGGCACGAGGATAAGCTGCGTGCTGCGTATAAGTTCTTCCTTTTCACGTTTACCGGAAGCATTTTCATGCTCGTAGCTTTACTCTATGTATACTTTCGTCACGCAGCTCTTACAGGCACGTACACTTTTGGACTCGATGAGCTGTTAGCAACCAAGCTAAGTGTCGCCGAGCAGTGGTGGGTGTTCTTGGGTCTCGCGATAGGCTTTGCAGTGAAAGTTCCGCTCTTCCCTCTCCACACGTGGCTACCAGATGCCCACACGCAGGCCCCGACTGCAGGAAGTTTGATCCTCGCCGGCGTCTTGCTGAAAACGGGAGTGTATGGACTTATTCGGATTGCGATGCCTTTGGCCCCCCAAGCTGTGGAAGTGTTCACACCCGTCGCGATCGCACTGAGTTTCATCGGTATCTTTTACGGGGCAATTGTTGCTTTCGCGCAGCGTGATTTTAAACGGTTGGTGGCCTATTCGAGTATCAGCCACTTGGGATTTGTTGTGCTGGGGCTCTTTGTTGCGAATGCTGCGGGTTACCAAGGGGCCGTTCTTCAAATGATCAATCACGGACTTGCTACAGGCGGCCTGTTCCTCTTGGCAGGGATCATTCAGCATCGTGCCCACACACGCAATCTTGATATGTTTGGGGGCCTTTGGAAGTTGGCCCCTGTGATGGGGGCATTTCTACTCTTCTTTGCGTTTGCGTCGCTGGGAATTCCCGGGACTGGAAATTTTATCGGCGAGCTTTACGTGATTGGTGGAACTTTCCAGTATTCAAAATGGCTCGGTGCCGTCTGTGCCACGGGAGTCCTGTTCGCAGCCGCGTATTCGCTCCGCCTCTTTGTAATCACTATGCACGGTCCCGCAAATCGCCCGTGGAGGTCGTTTTCTGATTTGCACGGACAAGAGGTGCTGTCGCTGGCGATTCTGACGATTTGCTTGGTGCTCATCGGGCTCTTTCCATCGCTCGTCACAAGTCCACTTTACGCCCCGCCGGACAACATTGTGCCACGGACTGGACGAGAGCCGGAAACCATCGTCTGGCAAGCACCTCGCCCTACTTCTAACCTCGCCCCCAAATATGCAGCACAATTTAAACCGAAAACCTCGCAGTCGGAGGCAATTGAGTGA
- a CDS encoding NADH-ubiquinone oxidoreductase chain J, which translates to MTAQIVFYVAAALSVICTALVVMARYAVNAVLYLLLSLFGVALMFHTLGGPFVALLEIIVYAGAIVVLFLFVIMILNVTAKPPTPDLVPPSRPHLLVPLAFALILFIDTAVCIYAGTAASVSNRVITPADIGRALYQQHYLGVELASLVLLIGLIGGMHLAQAISIPDPKERKLHDRR; encoded by the coding sequence ATGACTGCGCAGATTGTTTTCTATGTTGCAGCTGCACTCTCTGTAATTTGCACTGCATTGGTCGTGATGGCACGTTACGCGGTCAATGCCGTCCTGTATTTGCTGCTATCACTGTTTGGGGTTGCCCTCATGTTTCATACGCTCGGCGGTCCCTTTGTGGCATTGCTCGAAATCATTGTGTACGCCGGCGCAATTGTCGTTCTGTTCTTGTTCGTCATCATGATTTTGAACGTCACCGCCAAGCCGCCCACCCCTGACTTGGTGCCACCAAGTCGTCCCCATCTTTTAGTGCCGCTCGCATTTGCACTCATTCTCTTCATTGATACGGCGGTTTGTATTTACGCCGGCACAGCGGCCTCCGTCTCCAATCGAGTGATTACACCGGCAGACATCGGCCGAGCGCTTTACCAACAGCACTACTTGGGAGTCGAATTGGCATCTTTGGTGCTGCTTATCGGACTTATCGGCGGAATGCACCTCGCACAGGCGATTTCCATTCCCGACCCAAAAGAGAGGAAACTACATGATCGGCGCTAA
- a CDS encoding NADH-ubiquinone oxidoreductase chain H: protein MTFFQNLNPTMLIIITTILKGAVLLFVLLTLAGYAVYVERKVIARLQHRVGPNRAGPFGLLQPLADVLKLLTKEESFPPFVDKVLFILAPAIITITGLLAFAIVPIGDSPWLVIADLNLGILFFLALSSLGVYSIVLAGWASNSKYAIIGGLRAAAQMISYELSMALSLLAVVLMAGSFNLRDIVQAQQPLWFIVLQPIGFIVFLVSIVAESRRTPFDLPEAENEIVAGFHTEYSSMKFALFFLGEYVGIMLLSFILAICYLGGWAGPVQAGPWWLFLKVAFLVFFFIWIRATYPRLRYDHLMELGWRYLIPLAMLNLIITAILTLAFPSLVPNAIR, encoded by the coding sequence GTGACTTTCTTTCAAAACCTCAATCCCACAATGCTAATCATCATCACCACCATACTCAAAGGCGCCGTGTTGCTTTTCGTTTTGCTGACTCTTGCTGGCTATGCGGTTTACGTCGAGCGCAAGGTGATCGCGCGCCTTCAGCACCGGGTTGGCCCAAACAGAGCGGGGCCATTCGGCTTGTTGCAGCCTTTGGCCGACGTTCTCAAATTGCTGACCAAAGAAGAGAGCTTTCCTCCATTTGTGGATAAGGTGCTTTTCATTTTGGCACCAGCCATTATCACCATCACCGGGCTTTTGGCGTTCGCGATTGTTCCGATTGGCGACAGTCCATGGCTCGTGATCGCTGACTTAAATTTGGGAATCCTCTTCTTTCTCGCGCTTAGTTCACTGGGCGTCTATAGCATCGTTCTCGCAGGGTGGGCTTCGAACAGCAAATACGCCATCATCGGTGGGCTACGTGCGGCAGCGCAAATGATCAGCTATGAGCTATCCATGGCGTTGTCCTTGCTGGCAGTGGTACTCATGGCGGGGAGCTTCAACCTCCGTGATATTGTTCAAGCCCAACAACCGCTTTGGTTCATCGTGTTGCAGCCAATTGGCTTCATTGTCTTTTTAGTTTCAATTGTGGCAGAGTCGCGACGGACCCCGTTTGATTTGCCGGAAGCAGAAAACGAGATCGTCGCGGGCTTTCACACGGAGTATAGCAGCATGAAGTTCGCGCTCTTCTTTCTTGGCGAATACGTAGGGATCATGCTTTTGAGCTTTATTCTCGCGATCTGCTATCTTGGCGGCTGGGCGGGACCCGTGCAAGCCGGACCGTGGTGGCTCTTTTTGAAGGTAGCATTTCTGGTATTTTTCTTCATCTGGATTCGCGCTACCTATCCACGCCTGCGCTACGACCATCTTATGGAGCTTGGTTGGCGCTACCTCATTCCATTGGCTATGTTGAACCTGATTATCACGGCTATATTGACGCTCGCTTTTCCGTCATTAGTTCCGAACGCAATTCGGTGA
- a CDS encoding NADH-ubiquinone oxidoreductase chain K yields the protein MIGANVALIVAAILFCLGAVGVIARRNLIFVLMAVEIMLNAAGLAFVAASAIHGQPDGQVFFIFILPVAAAEVAIGLALAVVIRQRYGTLDLWKIATMSEEQK from the coding sequence ATGATCGGCGCTAATGTTGCATTGATTGTGGCAGCGATACTTTTCTGCCTCGGTGCTGTGGGGGTCATCGCTCGACGCAACCTTATCTTTGTTTTGATGGCGGTCGAAATCATGCTCAATGCGGCTGGCCTTGCGTTTGTGGCAGCGTCAGCAATCCATGGTCAGCCAGATGGTCAGGTTTTCTTTATCTTCATTCTGCCGGTAGCGGCTGCGGAAGTAGCGATCGGCCTCGCATTGGCTGTGGTCATCCGCCAACGTTACGGGACACTTGACCTGTGGAAAATTGCGACGATGAGCGAGGAGCAGAAATAG
- a CDS encoding NADH-ubiquinone oxidoreductase chain I: MIRDLLSGLQITAKYLFRRPITLQYPEEKPIIPPRWRGRIVLTSDPNGEERCVACYLCQAVCPVQCIDLQATHRPDGRRVAAKFDINFARCIFCGLCEEACPTYAIQLTPDFEMSTTERSNLLYHKEDLQISGTGKHPGYSFWQVSGVNIAGKQKGEGINERPPTNFRSNMP; this comes from the coding sequence ATGATTCGTGATTTACTGAGTGGACTTCAAATAACCGCAAAGTATCTGTTTCGTCGGCCGATTACGCTGCAATATCCAGAAGAGAAGCCGATCATCCCTCCCCGATGGCGGGGAAGAATCGTGCTCACCAGTGACCCGAATGGCGAGGAACGCTGTGTGGCGTGCTACCTGTGCCAAGCGGTTTGCCCAGTGCAATGCATTGATTTGCAGGCAACGCACCGACCCGATGGACGACGCGTTGCCGCGAAGTTCGACATTAATTTTGCGCGCTGCATCTTCTGCGGGTTGTGCGAAGAGGCCTGCCCGACCTACGCAATTCAACTTACGCCCGACTTTGAAATGTCGACCACTGAACGAAGCAATCTTCTTTACCACAAAGAGGACTTGCAGATCTCTGGAACCGGCAAGCACCCCGGTTACTCATTTTGGCAAGTGTCGGGCGTCAACATTGCCGGCAAACAAAAGGGTGAAGGGATTAACGAGCGCCCACCAACAAATTTCCGGAGCAACATGCCATGA